The following proteins come from a genomic window of Hymenobacter canadensis:
- a CDS encoding flavin reductase family protein, with translation MPAAFRTIVPSELSPTDWHPFMVGAVAPRPVAFVSTVATDGSVNLSPYSFFNCFGSNPPILAFSPANRVRDNSQKHTLQNVREVAECVVHICDYAMVEQMSLASTEYAKGVNEFVKAGFTEAPSQLVRPPRVLEAPAAFECVVEQVIELGQNNGAGNLVLCRVVLAHFREDIILPSGIGIDPRKLDAVARLGGDWYSRSAETLFEVPKPNRRLGIGFDQLPAYLRESTILTGNNLGRLANIEAEAMPTPEQVQAFRQDPMVSYTLSKHAADQPEQRRQLILLGQKLLEEGNMADAWKVLLLAAE, from the coding sequence ATGCCTGCTGCCTTCCGCACCATCGTCCCTTCCGAGCTCAGCCCCACCGACTGGCACCCATTTATGGTGGGCGCCGTGGCCCCGCGCCCGGTGGCCTTCGTGAGCACCGTGGCGACAGATGGCAGCGTGAACCTGAGCCCCTACAGCTTCTTCAACTGCTTCGGCTCCAACCCGCCCATCCTGGCCTTTTCGCCAGCTAACCGCGTGCGCGACAACTCGCAGAAACACACCCTGCAGAACGTGCGCGAGGTGGCCGAGTGCGTGGTGCACATCTGCGACTACGCCATGGTGGAGCAGATGTCGTTGGCCAGCACCGAGTATGCCAAAGGCGTGAATGAGTTCGTGAAAGCCGGCTTCACCGAAGCACCCAGCCAGCTGGTGCGGCCACCGCGCGTGTTGGAAGCCCCGGCCGCCTTCGAGTGCGTGGTAGAGCAGGTGATTGAGCTGGGCCAGAACAACGGCGCCGGCAACCTGGTGCTGTGCCGCGTGGTGCTGGCCCACTTCCGCGAAGACATCATCCTGCCCTCCGGCATCGGCATCGACCCGCGCAAGCTCGACGCCGTGGCCCGCCTCGGCGGCGACTGGTACAGCCGCTCGGCCGAAACGCTGTTCGAGGTGCCCAAGCCTAACCGCCGCCTCGGCATCGGCTTCGACCAGCTGCCGGCCTACCTGCGCGAGTCCACCATCCTGACCGGCAACAACCTGGGCCGCCTCGCCAACATCGAAGCCGAAGCCATGCCCACGCCCGAGCAGGTGCAGGCATTCCGCCAGGATCCAATGGTGAGCTACACCCTCAGCAAGCACGCCGCCGACCAGCCCGAACAGCGCCGCCAGCTGATCCTGCTGGGCCAGAAGCTATTGGAAGAAGGCAATATGGCGGACGCCTGGAAGGTGCTGCTGCTGGCCGCGGAGTAG
- a CDS encoding IS1/IS1595 family N-terminal zinc-binding domain-containing protein, translated as MSQFNCPKCESKEATKSGIVGGRQRYKCRNCGYHYSVAKTGKETNSYYVIKALQLYVEGVSYREIERLLGVSHVSVMNWVKKYGVKAPRQTEYHPTYKILNQKELAEFFQKPENLKEAGLMVTELGDKYMMIRWERFRQG; from the coding sequence ATGTCCCAGTTCAATTGCCCCAAGTGCGAATCCAAAGAAGCCACCAAAAGCGGCATTGTGGGCGGCAGGCAGCGTTATAAGTGCCGCAACTGCGGCTACCACTACTCGGTGGCCAAGACGGGCAAGGAAACCAATTCATACTACGTCATTAAGGCGTTACAACTGTATGTAGAGGGCGTGAGCTACCGGGAGATAGAGCGGCTGCTGGGCGTGAGCCACGTGAGCGTAATGAACTGGGTGAAGAAATACGGCGTCAAGGCTCCGCGGCAGACGGAGTACCATCCAACCTACAAAATTCTTAATCAGAAAGAGTTGGCGGAGTTTTTTCAGAAACCCGAAAACCTGAAAGAGGCTGGTCTGATGGTCACAGAGCTGGGCGATAAGTACATGATGATCCGCTGGGAACGGTTCCGGCAGGGGTAG
- a CDS encoding M28 family peptidase: MPSAILPVVLAALLPLPAAAQSIAVPAPADTSQLRQHLVALVGTPEPRNYQHLPSLNQAARYIEQQLQAAGAQPVRQPYEVQGNTYYNVIGRFGPATGPRLVVGAHYDVCGEQPGADDNGTGVAALLELARLLGRQPTLPYGIELVAYTLEEPPFFRTPQMGSYVHARALHEAGVPVRGMVALEMLGYYDDRKGSQDYPFGPLKWVYGGRGNYVTVAQKFGNGQFGRQFARRYKGLATLPVRRFKAPAWLPGIDFSDHLNYWQFGYSAVLLTDTAFYRNKHYHQPTDTLARLDMRRLALAVDALLATLLRG, translated from the coding sequence ATGCCATCTGCTATTCTACCGGTGGTGCTAGCGGCCTTGCTGCCCCTGCCTGCTGCTGCCCAGTCCATTGCCGTGCCTGCCCCGGCCGATACCAGCCAGCTGCGGCAGCATCTGGTGGCCCTCGTCGGCACCCCCGAGCCGCGCAACTATCAGCACCTGCCCAGCCTCAACCAGGCCGCGCGCTACATCGAGCAGCAGCTGCAGGCGGCCGGCGCCCAGCCCGTGCGCCAGCCCTACGAGGTGCAGGGCAACACCTACTACAACGTCATCGGCCGCTTCGGGCCTGCTACCGGGCCGCGGCTGGTGGTGGGGGCGCACTACGATGTGTGCGGCGAGCAGCCCGGCGCCGACGACAACGGCACCGGCGTGGCGGCGCTGCTGGAGCTGGCCCGGCTGCTGGGGCGCCAGCCCACGCTGCCCTACGGCATCGAGCTGGTGGCCTACACGCTGGAAGAACCGCCGTTTTTCCGGACGCCGCAGATGGGTAGCTACGTGCACGCCCGGGCGCTGCACGAGGCCGGCGTGCCGGTGCGCGGCATGGTGGCTTTGGAAATGCTGGGCTATTACGACGACCGAAAAGGCAGCCAGGACTATCCGTTTGGCCCGCTGAAATGGGTGTATGGCGGCCGCGGCAACTACGTGACGGTGGCCCAGAAATTCGGGAACGGGCAGTTTGGGCGGCAGTTTGCACGCCGCTACAAAGGCTTGGCCACGCTGCCCGTGCGGCGCTTCAAGGCCCCGGCGTGGCTACCCGGCATCGACTTCTCCGACCACCTCAACTACTGGCAGTTCGGCTACTCCGCCGTGCTGCTCACCGACACGGCCTTCTACCGCAACAAGCACTACCACCAGCCCACCGACACCCTGGCCCGCCTGGACATGCGCCGCCTGGCCCTGGCCGTGGATGCCCTGTTGGCCACCCTGCTACGTGGCTAG
- a CDS encoding tetratricopeptide repeat-containing sensor histidine kinase: MTICRWLPFWGILLLLAGAPARAQSPQSAPLRRALAQATSDTARVLLLADLSATYRYSRFDSVRYFARQGLRLARRIGFRRGEGRCLSRLGILMGERGNLPAALRVNLQALQLNEDSHDLAGTARTLNQTGLLYFALDDFRPALRYFLRALQLYEQSGSTDDSQLISVLTNLGASYEGLHKLDSTAYFLNRAHALTIAPHPRGWSCWGNPLPYVLREMGLLHASRGQTAQAIVYYHRSAAAAVPENDQRSRSRAYQYMAELYRSRQQPDSSIFYARQALAVGQTLPFTLGILRNSALLANAFEAQRRPDSTLKYLRIMLTAQDSLYDPQRIKQLDAIGFAEQQRLRQLEDESAQLNSSIRLYLLWAGLGILSLTALLLGAFVWRQRRANHVLQQLNQQVTEHKTQLTQQRDRLAHMLQDLRAAQSQLVLREKMATLGELMTGVAQEIQNPMSTVKNLAAISVDLCQEIREELAKLPLAFDEQQDIEGMFENLSRYQTRIVKQSQRADDIVAGMLDYSSSSPAQRQPTDLNVLANEYMRLVYHDQRLKNRLFNAALLPRLWPELPMVPLVRQDVGRVLVSLFTNAFYAVQQRQRLGLDDDYVPQVTLVTELIGDYVEVRVRDNGLGISAAAQANVFQRFFTTKPSGEGTGLGLAVSFDIITRGHGGSLRVESVEGEYTEFIMQLPVEAKPLPIAWTTPA; the protein is encoded by the coding sequence ATGACTATCTGCCGCTGGCTGCCGTTTTGGGGTATTTTGCTGCTGCTGGCCGGCGCGCCGGCGCGGGCCCAAAGCCCCCAGTCGGCCCCGCTGCGGCGCGCCCTGGCCCAGGCCACCTCAGACACGGCCCGCGTGCTGCTGCTGGCCGACCTGAGCGCCACCTACCGCTACTCCCGCTTCGACTCGGTGCGCTACTTTGCCCGACAGGGGCTGCGGCTGGCACGCCGTATCGGGTTCCGCCGGGGCGAAGGGCGCTGCCTGTCCCGTTTGGGCATTCTGATGGGCGAGCGGGGCAACCTGCCGGCCGCCCTGCGCGTGAACCTGCAGGCTCTGCAGCTCAATGAAGACAGCCACGACTTGGCCGGCACGGCCCGCACGCTCAACCAAACCGGTCTGCTCTACTTCGCCCTCGACGATTTCCGGCCCGCCCTGCGTTACTTTCTCCGCGCCCTGCAGCTGTATGAGCAGAGTGGCAGCACCGACGACTCGCAGCTGATCAGCGTGCTCACCAACCTGGGCGCCAGCTACGAGGGGCTGCATAAGCTGGATTCCACGGCCTACTTCCTCAACCGGGCGCATGCTCTCACCATTGCCCCGCACCCGCGCGGCTGGAGCTGCTGGGGCAACCCGCTACCCTACGTATTGCGCGAAATGGGCCTGCTGCATGCCTCACGCGGGCAAACAGCCCAAGCCATTGTGTACTATCACCGCAGCGCAGCAGCCGCGGTGCCCGAAAACGACCAGCGCAGCCGCAGCCGGGCCTATCAGTACATGGCCGAGCTCTACCGCTCCCGCCAGCAGCCCGATTCCAGCATCTTCTACGCCCGGCAGGCCCTTGCGGTAGGCCAGACGCTGCCCTTCACGCTGGGGATTCTGCGCAACAGCGCCCTACTGGCCAATGCCTTCGAGGCGCAGCGCCGCCCCGACAGCACGCTCAAATACCTGCGCATCATGCTCACGGCCCAGGATAGCCTCTACGACCCGCAGCGCATCAAGCAGCTTGACGCCATCGGCTTTGCCGAGCAGCAGCGCCTGCGCCAGCTGGAAGACGAAAGCGCCCAGCTTAATTCGTCTATTCGGCTGTATCTGCTTTGGGCCGGCCTGGGCATTCTGTCCCTGACAGCCTTGCTGCTGGGGGCATTTGTGTGGCGGCAGCGCCGCGCCAACCACGTGCTGCAGCAGCTCAACCAGCAGGTGACGGAGCACAAAACCCAGCTTACCCAGCAGCGCGACCGGCTGGCCCACATGCTGCAGGATCTGCGGGCGGCCCAAAGCCAGCTGGTGCTGCGCGAGAAAATGGCCACTCTCGGCGAGCTGATGACGGGCGTGGCGCAGGAAATCCAGAATCCGATGAGCACCGTGAAAAACCTGGCTGCCATCAGCGTAGACCTGTGCCAGGAAATTCGGGAAGAGCTGGCAAAGCTGCCGCTGGCTTTTGATGAGCAGCAGGACATTGAGGGTATGTTTGAGAACCTGAGCCGCTACCAGACGCGCATCGTGAAGCAAAGCCAGCGCGCCGACGACATTGTGGCCGGCATGCTGGACTACTCCAGCAGCAGCCCCGCCCAGCGCCAGCCCACCGACCTCAATGTGCTGGCCAACGAATACATGCGCCTCGTTTACCACGACCAGCGCCTGAAAAACCGCCTTTTCAACGCGGCCCTGCTGCCGCGCCTGTGGCCCGAGCTGCCGATGGTGCCGCTCGTGCGCCAGGATGTGGGCCGGGTTCTGGTGAGTTTGTTCACCAACGCTTTCTACGCCGTGCAGCAGCGCCAGCGCCTGGGCCTCGACGATGACTATGTGCCGCAGGTAACGCTCGTCACGGAGCTCATCGGCGACTACGTGGAGGTGCGGGTGCGCGACAATGGCCTGGGGATTTCGGCGGCGGCACAGGCCAACGTGTTTCAGCGCTTTTTTACGACCAAGCCCAGCGGCGAAGGCACGGGCCTGGGTTTGGCCGTCAGCTTCGACATCATCACCCGCGGCCACGGGGGCTCGTTGCGCGTGGAAAGCGTGGAGGGCGAGTACACCGAGTTTATCATGCAGCTGCCCGTGGAAGCCAAGCCGCTACCCATTGCCTGGACCACCCCGGCGTAG